Part of the Treponema sp. J25 genome is shown below.
TGACCAGTTGCTCCATGAAGCGCTGGTTAGAGAAGAGGGCCTTGTAGCCGCGGTCGTGGTGGTCTGGCATAGGAAAACCATAGCACAGGGATGGTGGGAAGGCAAGGCTGGAAGGGGAAATCGGGTGTGGTGGGGGCCTGGAGAGGGGCCCAAAAACCTTCTGGGGTGGAGAACTGGGCCCCCAAAAAACTGGCGCTATTGCGGGGTAACCCGGAAAGGAGCCAAAAGACGCCCGCTGTGGCCTGGTGGGAGCAGCCCCCACCCGCAAAAAACCTTCCGGGGTGGCTTAGAGGCCGCGAGAACCGGGTAAGATTGGCTAAAGGGGCCCTGAGAAGGGCCCCGCCGTGGGTGAGCCCGGAGTGGGGGGAGCGCCTGATCGCCTGAGCCGTGGGCTCTGGGTAGTGGGCCGGGCTGGAAGCCCGGCCGGGGAAGGGCTGTGGAAGCGGCGAAGGAAGCAGGCGCGAGGGGGGAGCCGCGGTGGCTGAGGCGACGGTTTGGTGCGGGCTGAGCCGAAAGGGGGGCGGTGCGGTGCTCCCCCTTTTTTTAGAGTTGCGTTTTCATAAATGAGGAACTTCTCAGGTAGAGGAGATTTTTTCCCCTTCCCGGTACTTTTGTTCTCGGAAGGGCCGTTCCTGAAGGTACTGCTCTAGAATCTCCTGTTCTCCTTCGGGGAAGGATTCAAATTGGAGAACCAGGATTCTTCCTGTGCGTACCAGTTTACAGATAGGATGGAGAAATTGTTCCCCTACGCGCAATGTGCAGAGGGGAATAGGGGTATCCAGAGGAATATCAGAGACCAGGGCCTCTCGCTGGGGAAGAAAAGAAAGAGCATTAATAGATATAGTCTGGATAGATCCTGTAATGAGGATGCCCCGCCTCGGATGAGAGAAAATAAGACCAAACTGGTCCCATGGTTCAGGTCGAATCCGACGGGTCCGGCGGCTTTCTTCGAAGGGAAGATAGCGTCCTAAGATACTTTCAAGCCGATCCATCTCTTCCGGATTGGTAAGGTCCTCCGAAACAATCCCGCTTACCCCGAGGTACGAAGCTTTAGCCGCTTCTTCAAAGGAAAACCGTGGCCCTTTAAGGAGAATAATGGGGGTTTTTTCTTTGGGACGCTCGCTGCGAATAAACTGAACGAGGGTTTTCCAATGCCGGGGAAAATCTTCGGCACTGATGATTATTCCTTCAGGGTCTACCTCATCAATATTGTCCATCGCCTTAAGAGGATGTCGATACCGGATAAGCTCACATCCCAGAGGTTTCAGGGAAGTATGGAGAAGGGTATACACCTCATCGGCACCAATAACTATGAGTAGCTTCATTCTGTCCCCAGATTAATGACCGCGTAGTCTACCACCATCCATATATTATCTTTTTTTTCAACGCTGTAAATATAGCGTTTCCGTTCTATGTATCGTCCCACCCGGAATTTTTCGAGAACCGTGACGGTTCCTTGTTCAGGCCCATAGGTCGTTTTTTCTACCTGAAACTCCATGGGAATGGTGACGATATCCCCATCCACGACGGCACTTTTTAAATCAGAGCGGAACTTATCCAACATCCGGAGCCGACCTTCCTCGGATTCCGCAAGCCACATGCGTTTTTTTACGGGATCTCGCAGTAACAGGGCTTCCAGATCGAGGTATAAGAAAAATTTTTCCCATTGTCCTTTTTGACGGGCCGTGAGCATGTATTCAATGACTTTATCGGGGCTTAAGGGTTCCCGCTGAAGAATTTCGTTGGTTTCCACATCAATGAGGGCCGCCACTTTTCCTTGTTCGGGGAGGGGCGCAGGACGAATGGAAAGGGCAAGGGTGTTGGAACGAAGCCCCATGCCGGAAGCCGATGCCGGCGTATTGGGGGCCCCCGTGATGGTCCCCACATTTGGCGATGCTCCCCCAGGGCTGGGCGATCGTGTGGGTGCTTCCCGCTGCAGGAGTTCGGGATAAAAAACAGCCTGAACGACGTAGGAACCGGCACTTGTTATGGCACTATAGTCGGTAAGATCTTCGGTAAAAGAAAAGGACTCTCCCGGTTCCAGGGATAATTCACGGAAATAAATACGCTGGCTGGTGCTGCGCTTCCGAATCAGTACTTCTGTGGCTTCTACGGGGCGGTTATTCAAGGTCCTCACGTCAAAATCGATGGAAAAAGCCCGGTCATCGGCCAATTTGAATCGATAGGTACTGGCCCCTCGGTTGGTTAGGGTTACCTGGATAAAGACCGGTTTTTGACCCGCAAAATAGACCCGTTTATCGTAGTACCGGATGGTAAGTTCCACTGGTTGGGCCCAGATCTGAGAAAGAACGCCTGCCATCCATATGGATATTATACCGATAACTTTGTATACTGCCCTCATAGTGATTCCATTAATTTCCTTACTGTATTTTTCGGAATATACCCATGAATACTGTATCCTTTCCTGTGTTCCTTGAACGAATATCCCGTTTTCCGGGGAGGAAGCTCCTTGTAGACGCCGTCCAAAGAGGACAGTTTCCCCTGGAGGTAGAGGGAGTGGAAGGGTCCCTTCAGGCCCTTCTTCTGGGGGACCTTTTTCACCTTACCCAGCGTCCCCTTTTGATAGTCACCCCTACTGAAAAGGAGGCGGAAGAGCTCGCCAGCGATCTGGGGGCCCTGGGAGAGAGGGCGCTCCTGTTCCCCTGGTGGGGTACCATGCCCTACCGGGATATGAGCCCCCTTTCTTCTGTTTTTGGAGAGCGGTCCCGGATCCTTTCCCTCTTATTATCTGAAAAATCTGCCATCGTTATTACCTGTGAACGGGCCCTGCTGACGCCGGTTCCCCCGGTTTCGTATTTTTCGGGTCTCCTCCAACGGATTGCCGTAGGAGAGCCCATCAATCCTACCCTCCTGGGGGAGCGCCTCCAGCAGTACGGATACACCCGGGTTCCCCGGGTACAGGTCCATGGGGAGTACGCCCTGCGGGGGGAGGTGCTGGATATCTATATGCCGGGGGAATCCAGGGCGTACCGTATTCTTTTTGAATATGACCGGGTAGAGGCTATTAAGGCCTTTGATCCAGAAAACCAGAGTGGGGGGGAATCCCTGGAATCTCTCCACATCTTTCCAGTAAAGGAAGTACTCTGGACTGACGAAAGAATTGAGGCCCTGGGCGCAACCCTGGCTTCCTGTGAAGAATTTAGCGAATCTGGTCGCCAGCTTATTCTCGATGCCCTGATTGAAAAACGGCAAATCCCCGGCGAAGAGCTATTGTTTCCCCTGGCCTTTCCCCAGGCCGCATCGGTCCTTGATTATGTGGGAAAGGAGGCGATCCTGATATATTTGGATCGGGAACGACTGGAAAATGCGGAGGAAACCCTTTTTAAAGAATACGAGGGCCTGTACCGCCGCACCCGTCGGGAACGGGAAGTGCCCCTCCCTTCGAGACTCCTTTTAAGTTTTAAACAACTCGCATCCCGGGTAGAACGGCGGATCTCCTTTCGGACTATCAAAGGCAGGGGCGAGGAAGGGGCCCATCGGATTCAGATACTGTGCGATCCCCCCCGCAGTTTTTTTGGGAATATTCAATATCTTAAGGAAGAACTGCAGAATCTCCTGAAACAGGGGTGGCAGATTGTGGTGCTTGCCGAATCGGAGGTACAGGCGAGCCGCATAGAAGAGCTCTTAAAAGAGTACACCGTGCCGGTCCTGGCCCTTCCCCTTTCCACCGGTTTTGGTTTACCGGAGATCAAACTCCTGGTTATCCAGGAACAGGAAATTTTTGGTCGCCGGAAACGGCTTCCCCGTTCTTTAAAACACGCCCGCAGTGCGGCGATCGATACCTTCGTTGAACTGAACCCCGGGGATTATGTGGTCCATGTGAATTACGGGATTGGGCTCTTTAAGGGGATTGAGCGGGTTCGGGCCCTGGGGAACGAGCGGGACTACATCAAAATAGAGTATGCCGATGAGGAATATATCTTTGTCCCCATTGAGCAGGTGAATCTGGTTCAGCGCTATATTGGGAACGAGGGGGCCCCACCTCGTCTGGACAAACTCGGTTCTAAGAGCTGGGAAAACCGGAAGAACCGGGTAAAAAAATCCGTCGAAGATATCGCTCAGAAACTCCTGGACCTCTATTCCCGGCGAAAAACCGCCCCGGGCTACGCCTTTCCCAAAGATACGGAGTGGCAGCTTGCCTTTGAAGCGGCCTTCCCCTACGAAGAAACGGAGGATCAACTGCGCTGTGTGGAAGAAATTAAGCGGGACATGGAAAGCCCCTTTCCTATGGATCGGCTTGTCTGCGGTGATGTGGGATACGGGAAAACCGAGGTGGCTCTGCGGGCCTGTTTTAAGGCGGTCATGGGGGGAAAGCAGGTGGCCTTTCTTGCTCCCACGACGATTTTGGCAGAGCAGCACTATGAGAATTTCCAGGATCGTTTTGCCCAGTTCCCGGTGCGGATCGGCATGCTCTCCCGCTTTGTGGACAAGGCGGAGGCCCGCAGAACCCTGGAGGCGGTTCGAAAGGGGGAGATCGATATCCTCGTCGGTACCCATCGAATCCTGCAAAAGGATGTGGTCTTCAAAGATTTAGGGCTCCTGGTGATTGATGAGGAACAGCGTTTTGGGGTGAAGGACAAGGAACGGCTTAAGGAACTAAAGACCAACGTGGATTGTCTTACCCTGAGCGCTACCCCCATCCCCCGAACACTCCACATGAGCCTTCTTAAAATTCGAGACATGAGCCTCCTTACCACCCCTCCCTATAATCGCCATCCCATAGAAACATTTATCGAAGAATTTAACGAAGACCGGGTGGCGGCAGCCATACGCCGGGAAGTAGAGCGGGGAGGCCAGGTGTTTTACCTGCATAACCGGGTAGAAAGTCTTGAGGATGTCCGGCGAATGCTGGAACGGCTTGTGCCGGAACTCCTCATCGATGTGGCCCACGGACAAATGGATAGCCAGGAGTTGGAGGATGTGATGCACCGCTTTATCCATGGGGGAAGCCATGTGCTCGTTTCTACCACCATTATCGAAAACGGTATCGATATCCCCAACGTGAATACCATCATTATCGATCGGGCCGATATGTATGGCGTTTCCCAGTTGTACCAATTGCGGGGACGGGTAGGGCGGTCGGACCGCATCGCCTACGCTTACCTGTTGTATCCTAAGGACCGGGCCCTGTCGGAATTAGCCATGAAGCGACTCCAGGTGATTTCGGATTTTACCGAGCTTGGATCGGGCTTCAAGATTGCCATGAAGGATATGGAAATTCGAGGTGCCGGGAATCTACTTGGCAAAGAGCAGTCGGGGGATATCTATTCGGTGGGCTTTGATATGTACCTCCGCCTTCTTGATGAAGCCATTGAACGGCTTCAGAACGAACACTATGAGGCTCCCGCGGAGGTCTACCTTGAACTGGAATACACGGGATATATACCTGATAGCTATATTGATACGGCCCAGACCAAGATGGAGGTGTACAAGAAAATCGCCGCCATCCAGAGCCGGGAGGAACTGGAACGGGTCTATGCGGAACTGCTCGATCGCTTTGGTCCCTTGCCAGACGTAGTACAAAGCCTGCTTTCCTTGGCGGAAATTCGGATCATCTGTCGGGAGCTTTCCATCGTTTCTCTGCGGGAAAAGGCTGGACAGGTCCGTATCGAATTCGGAAAAGTTTCAAAGGTGAGTATTGACCGGCTCCTCCGGCTCATGCAGGAAAGCGGCGGAAAGGTAAGGCTGGACCCCCGGGCCCCCCAGGTGCTTATCTTACAGACCGGTACAATTGGCCTCAAAGAAAAAAGTGAATTTATTCGGGAAAAACTGGCCTCCCTCGTGGGATAGGGTGTACGTGGCGGGACGGATACGGTGAATCGATGAAGTGTGTAGGAAAAGGAGAAGGAGATGCAACTACGGACGGACATCAAAGCGGTAGTATTTGATTACGGGAATGTGCTTTCCCTTCCACAGGCCCCCGGCACGATGGATCGACTGGCCGGACTCGCGGGGGTGCCTGCCCGTGAACTAGAACCGGTGCTGTGGGCCCTTCGGCCCGCCTGGGATCGGGGAGACCTGTCAGGGGTCGCCTATTATAGGGCTATCCTGGAACGGCTTGGTCGAGAGGTGCCCCCGGCTGTGCTTGAGCGGCTTGTGGAAGCGGATATGGAGAGCTGGTCCCGGCTTAATCCTGAGACGATAGCACTGGTCAGGGCGGTGCAACGGGCGGGCAAGAAAGTGGGAATCCTTTCGAATATGCCTGTGGAGTTTCTGCGGCGGGCCCGGGAACGGTTCCCTCTTTTCCAGGAGGTGGATGGGGCGGTGTATTCCTGCGACGTACGGGTAAATAAACCTGACCGGGAGATTTACGAACACTGTGCTAGAGTTCTGGGCCTTTCTCCAGCGGAGGTCCTGTTTTTTGATGACCTTCCTGTCAACATAGAAGGGGCCCGGGCCGTGGGTTTCCAGGCGTTTCTCTGGAAAGGAGCGGAGGAGGCTCGACGAATCTTGGTTTCTTTTGGTATCATCCCCGCGGTAGAACAAGGGGAATAGATCTTAAAAATCCCGAGGAAAACCTTGGCAAAAAGGGGAACGAGCCATGAAAAGACTCGTCTTGCTAATAAAAACTATTCTGGTTTTTGCGGGCATATGGATCTCGGTGGCCATCGCATTGCCGCTGGGATTTATCTTTTTTATTCTTTCCTTGATTGGATTTGACCGGTTTGCCCGCTGGCTTTTGCGGGGCCTGGCTCGCCTGTGGGCCCGGGCGGTCATCTGGGCTACGGGGTGTAAGGTCACCGTGGAAGGACTGGAGCACATTCCCCGGGAAGGAGAGGGCCTCTGTTTTGTGGGGAACCATCCAGGGGATTTCGATGTGATCCTTGCCCTGGCATACATACCGCGGGCCTTTGGTTTTATTGCAAAAAAGGAAATCCTTTTTTTCCCGTTTATTAACCTCTGGGTGCTCCTGTTGGGCGGCCTTTTCCTGGACCGAAAAAACATAGGCCAGGCCCGCCGGGCTATCGAATGGGGAGCGGAGCGAATCCGTCGGGGGCTTTCGATGATCATTTTCCCTGAGGGAACCCGAAGCCGCGGGAAGGGGCTGTTACCCTTTAAGGCGGGGGCTTTTAAGCTCGCCACCCTGGCGGGTTCTCCCATCATCCCCATGGCTATCGAAGGCAGTTACGCGGTGTATGAAGAAACGGGCTTCGTGCGGGCCGTCCCGGTTCGTCTTGCCTTTGGTCCCCCTATTTCTACGAAGAACTTAAGCGTTGAGGAACGCAAGGCCCTTCCCGAACAGGTGCGGGAACAGATTGCCCGTATGCTTTCGGGCTCTGGTTCTAAAGGGCTCTAAAAAGTCTGACACAAAGGACTTCCCCCGGGGACCTCTTGTGCTCCGCGGAGTACAAGAGGAATCCCCTCCGCGGGATTGGTGGCACATAACATGTATGGAGGATTGTTTTGTTCGGTGGGCTTTGTTTTTCATCACCCATCACAAACACTGGATGGGTACGTATGGGCGCTGAGAGACTCGAACTCCCGACTTCCTCGGTGTAAGCGAGGCGCTCTAGCCAACTGAGCTAAACGCCCGATGGGCGCACCATACCATGGAGGGCTGGTCCCTGTCAAGGGCTTGCGTTGTTAGAAGATCTGAAGGAAAACCCTTCTTGGGAGGGAGGACTTGTTTTCTCCCGCCCGTACCGTTATGCTAGCGTCGTATGGATAAGCTTATCATTAAAGGAGCCCGGGAACATAATTTAAAGAACATCGACCTTGTGCTTCCCCGGGATAAACTCATTGTGATTTCAGGCCTTTCTGGTTCGGGAAAGAGTTCCCTTGCCTTTGACACTATCTTTGCGGAGGGACAGCGACGCTACGTAGAAAGCCTTTCTGCCTATGCCCGTCAGTTTTTGGGGCGTATGGACAAGCCCGATGTGGACTATATTGAAGGGCTTTCGCCGGCCATTTCTATCGAACAAAAGACCACCCATCGGAACCCCCGTTCGACGGTGGGGACGGTGACGGAAATTTACGATTACTATCGACTCCTCTACGCCCGTATCGGCATTCCCCACTGTCCCTCCTGTGGACGGGAAATCCGGGAACAATCGACAGACCAGATTATTGATACAATCCTGGCCCTGGGAGAGGGTGCGCGGGTCCAGATCCTTTCACCAGTGATCCGGGGAAAAAAGGGGGAGCATCAGAAAATACTCGAAGATGCCCGAAAGGCGGGTTTTGTTCGGGCCCGCATCGATGGACTGGTGGTACAGCTTGAGGACAGCATCAAACTGGATAAGCAAAAGAAACACACCATCGAGATTGTGGTGGACCGCCTCGTAGTCTCCCGGGAAAATCGATCCCGCCTTGCGGAAGCGGTAGAGCAGGCCCTGGAGACCGCCGAGGGCATCATGACGGTGTTGCATCAAACCCCGAATGGGGAGGAAGAACTTTTCTTTAGCCGAACCAATGCCTGCCCTGACTGTGGTATTTCCATCCCCGAACTTCAGCCCCGGCTTTTTTCGTTTAATAATCCCTTTGGGGCATGCCCCGCCTGTACTGGCCTTGGAACCCGTATGGAGTTTGATCCGGACCTGGTAATCCCCGATAAGAGCCTTTCGTTTAATGAAGGGGGCTGCATTCCCTATAATCCCGATTCGGCCTGGAACCGGAGCCGTTTTGAAAGCCTGGCCCGGCATCTTCATTTTTCCCTTGATACCCCCTTTGAAGAGCTTCCTGCCCATGTGATGAAGGCGATCCTCTATGGTACCGATGAGGCTATCGATGTGCGCTACGAGAACCGGGATAAAACCGGCCGCTTTGAATACAGAACCCGTTTCCCTGGAATCCTGGAAGACCTGAAACGCCGGTACCTGGAAACCCAGTCGCCGGGAATCAAAGAATGGCTTGAAAAGTTTATGAGCCACCGTCCCTGTGAGGTCTGCGGGGGCAAGCGCTTAAAACCGGAGGCCCTGGCGGTAACCGTAGGGGGAAAGAATATCTGGGAACTGTCCCGGCTTTCGGTGGCCGAAAGCCTTGCTTTCTTTGAGCACCTGAGCCTTTCTTCTACGGAGCAAACCATCGCAGCCCAGATCCTTAAAGAAATCCGTGCCCGCCTTGGCTTTATGAAGAATGTGGGACTGGACTATCTTACCCTGGATCGGAGCGCCGCTACCCTTTCAGGCGGAGAGGCCCAGCGGATCCGCCTTGCTACCCAGATTGGGTCAAGCCTGGTGGGGGTGCTGTATATTCTCGATGAACCTTCTATCGGCCTCCATCAGCGGGATAATCAGCGGCTGATCGATACGCTGTTGTATCTGCGGGATATCGGTAACACCCTTATCGTGGTAGAACACGACGAACAAACCCTGCGGGTGGCGGATCATATCGTGGACCTTGGGCCGGGGGCCGGGGTGCACGGAGGGCAGGTGGTTGCCCAGGGAACCCCCGAGGAGGTAATGCGGGTTCCAGAAAGCCTTACGGGCCAGTACCTGGCGGGAACCCTCTTTATGAAAATTCCGGAAGAACGGCGGAAAGGAAACGGCCAGTACCTCACTATTCGGGGAGCCCGGGAACATAACTTAAAAAACATCACCGTCTCGTTCCCCCTCGGGGCTTTTACGGTGATTACGGGAGTGTCCGGTTCCGGTAAATCGACCCTTTTATCGGATATCCTCTTCCCCGCCGTATCCAACCGGGTCAGCCGTACCAACTACGAAGAGGGAAGCTATGATAGTATCGAGGGCATTGAATACATCGACAAGGTAATCAACATAGATCAGAGTCCTATTGGACGTACACCCCGCTCTAATCCGGCCACCTATGTGGGGGTCTTTTCGGCTATCCGGGATCTGTTTGCTTCCCTCCCGGAGGCAAAGAGTCGGGGCTATAAACCGGGCCGTTTTTCCTTTAATGTTCGGGGCGGTCGCTGCGAAAATTGTCAGGGCGATGGGACTATCAAAATCGAAATGAATTTTCTTCCCGATGTGTACATTACCTGCGACGTATGCCATGGAAAACGCTTTAATCGGGAAACCCTGGAAGTCCGTTACAAGGGGAAAAATATCGCCGATGTATTGGATATGACCATCGAAGAGGCGGCCCTTTTTTTTGCGCCTATTCCGCCTATCGCGCGAAAACTGGAAACCCTCCTTTCGGTAGGGCTCGGCTATATCAAGCTTGGTCAGTCCGCCCTGACCCTTTCGGGGGGAGAAGCTCAGCGGGTAAAGCTTGCCCTGGAACTTTCTCGCCGTTCTACCGGCAAGACCCTGTACATTCTGGATGAACCCACCACGGGCCTCCACTTTGCGGATGTGAAACAGCTTATGGAAGTGATTCATCGGCTGGTGGATCAGGGAAACACGGTGATCATGATTGAGCATAACCTGGATGTGATTCTCCAGGCGGATTATGTTATAGATCTGGGACCGGAAGGGGGAGATCGGGGGGGAGCGGTGGTGGTTACCGGGACCCCCGAAGAGGTTTCCCAGTGTGCCGAGTCCTATACCGGATACTACATTAAGGAACAATTACAGCGGGCACGATGAAACAGACACCTCTCCCTGTGGTAAGCATGATGGTCCTCGCGTGTTCCCTCTTGCTGGGACTTGCGGGGGGACTCTGGGCTCTCGATGGAACAGAGGGTGGGGACACTGCCACCGGGGCGTTGCCTTCTTTACAACAGGGGGGGGCTTCGGAAGAAAGTCGCGGAACTCCTCCGCTCACCAAAGAACAGCAGATCCTTGAAATGGATATTGCCACCTCAAGCCTTCTGGAACTTGCCTCCTGGTGTCGGCGCCTGGGGCTTTCCGAAGGAGGAACCCGGGAAGAATTGCAGAACCGTCTGCGACAGTATTACGGTATCCCCCTGTCGAAAGGTAGTGATGCCTCCGGGAAAGAACAAATCAGTAGTTCGGAAAAACCAAAAACCCCAGAGAAGACTTCTTCCCCACGGACCATCGTGATAGAGTCGGCCGAACAAAGTGAGTTTTTTACCCTTGATGTGGTAAACGAAGAATACGCCCGGCTCCGTGGTAAGGTTCAAATTACGATAAAAGAAGGGGACACCAGCTATACCCTGTCGGCAGAAGAATTATTGTACAATAAAACCAGAAATCAATTATCTGCCCGGGGGAATGTGATCTATACCAAAAAGAAAGGCGAAGTGATCGAAACGTT
Proteins encoded:
- a CDS encoding PilZ domain-containing protein, which codes for MKLLIVIGADEVYTLLHTSLKPLGCELIRYRHPLKAMDNIDEVDPEGIIISAEDFPRHWKTLVQFIRSERPKEKTPIILLKGPRFSFEEAAKASYLGVSGIVSEDLTNPEEMDRLESILGRYLPFEESRRTRRIRPEPWDQFGLIFSHPRRGILITGSIQTISINALSFLPQREALVSDIPLDTPIPLCTLRVGEQFLHPICKLVRTGRILVLQFESFPEGEQEILEQYLQERPFREQKYREGEKISST
- the mfd gene encoding transcription-repair coupling factor produces the protein MNTVSFPVFLERISRFPGRKLLVDAVQRGQFPLEVEGVEGSLQALLLGDLFHLTQRPLLIVTPTEKEAEELASDLGALGERALLFPWWGTMPYRDMSPLSSVFGERSRILSLLLSEKSAIVITCERALLTPVPPVSYFSGLLQRIAVGEPINPTLLGERLQQYGYTRVPRVQVHGEYALRGEVLDIYMPGESRAYRILFEYDRVEAIKAFDPENQSGGESLESLHIFPVKEVLWTDERIEALGATLASCEEFSESGRQLILDALIEKRQIPGEELLFPLAFPQAASVLDYVGKEAILIYLDRERLENAEETLFKEYEGLYRRTRREREVPLPSRLLLSFKQLASRVERRISFRTIKGRGEEGAHRIQILCDPPRSFFGNIQYLKEELQNLLKQGWQIVVLAESEVQASRIEELLKEYTVPVLALPLSTGFGLPEIKLLVIQEQEIFGRRKRLPRSLKHARSAAIDTFVELNPGDYVVHVNYGIGLFKGIERVRALGNERDYIKIEYADEEYIFVPIEQVNLVQRYIGNEGAPPRLDKLGSKSWENRKNRVKKSVEDIAQKLLDLYSRRKTAPGYAFPKDTEWQLAFEAAFPYEETEDQLRCVEEIKRDMESPFPMDRLVCGDVGYGKTEVALRACFKAVMGGKQVAFLAPTTILAEQHYENFQDRFAQFPVRIGMLSRFVDKAEARRTLEAVRKGEIDILVGTHRILQKDVVFKDLGLLVIDEEQRFGVKDKERLKELKTNVDCLTLSATPIPRTLHMSLLKIRDMSLLTTPPYNRHPIETFIEEFNEDRVAAAIRREVERGGQVFYLHNRVESLEDVRRMLERLVPELLIDVAHGQMDSQELEDVMHRFIHGGSHVLVSTTIIENGIDIPNVNTIIIDRADMYGVSQLYQLRGRVGRSDRIAYAYLLYPKDRALSELAMKRLQVISDFTELGSGFKIAMKDMEIRGAGNLLGKEQSGDIYSVGFDMYLRLLDEAIERLQNEHYEAPAEVYLELEYTGYIPDSYIDTAQTKMEVYKKIAAIQSREELERVYAELLDRFGPLPDVVQSLLSLAEIRIICRELSIVSLREKAGQVRIEFGKVSKVSIDRLLRLMQESGGKVRLDPRAPQVLILQTGTIGLKEKSEFIREKLASLVG
- a CDS encoding HAD family phosphatase, whose protein sequence is MQLRTDIKAVVFDYGNVLSLPQAPGTMDRLAGLAGVPARELEPVLWALRPAWDRGDLSGVAYYRAILERLGREVPPAVLERLVEADMESWSRLNPETIALVRAVQRAGKKVGILSNMPVEFLRRARERFPLFQEVDGAVYSCDVRVNKPDREIYEHCARVLGLSPAEVLFFDDLPVNIEGARAVGFQAFLWKGAEEARRILVSFGIIPAVEQGE
- a CDS encoding lysophospholipid acyltransferase family protein; amino-acid sequence: MKRLVLLIKTILVFAGIWISVAIALPLGFIFFILSLIGFDRFARWLLRGLARLWARAVIWATGCKVTVEGLEHIPREGEGLCFVGNHPGDFDVILALAYIPRAFGFIAKKEILFFPFINLWVLLLGGLFLDRKNIGQARRAIEWGAERIRRGLSMIIFPEGTRSRGKGLLPFKAGAFKLATLAGSPIIPMAIEGSYAVYEETGFVRAVPVRLAFGPPISTKNLSVEERKALPEQVREQIARMLSGSGSKGL
- the uvrA gene encoding excinuclease ABC subunit UvrA gives rise to the protein MDKLIIKGAREHNLKNIDLVLPRDKLIVISGLSGSGKSSLAFDTIFAEGQRRYVESLSAYARQFLGRMDKPDVDYIEGLSPAISIEQKTTHRNPRSTVGTVTEIYDYYRLLYARIGIPHCPSCGREIREQSTDQIIDTILALGEGARVQILSPVIRGKKGEHQKILEDARKAGFVRARIDGLVVQLEDSIKLDKQKKHTIEIVVDRLVVSRENRSRLAEAVEQALETAEGIMTVLHQTPNGEEELFFSRTNACPDCGISIPELQPRLFSFNNPFGACPACTGLGTRMEFDPDLVIPDKSLSFNEGGCIPYNPDSAWNRSRFESLARHLHFSLDTPFEELPAHVMKAILYGTDEAIDVRYENRDKTGRFEYRTRFPGILEDLKRRYLETQSPGIKEWLEKFMSHRPCEVCGGKRLKPEALAVTVGGKNIWELSRLSVAESLAFFEHLSLSSTEQTIAAQILKEIRARLGFMKNVGLDYLTLDRSAATLSGGEAQRIRLATQIGSSLVGVLYILDEPSIGLHQRDNQRLIDTLLYLRDIGNTLIVVEHDEQTLRVADHIVDLGPGAGVHGGQVVAQGTPEEVMRVPESLTGQYLAGTLFMKIPEERRKGNGQYLTIRGAREHNLKNITVSFPLGAFTVITGVSGSGKSTLLSDILFPAVSNRVSRTNYEEGSYDSIEGIEYIDKVINIDQSPIGRTPRSNPATYVGVFSAIRDLFASLPEAKSRGYKPGRFSFNVRGGRCENCQGDGTIKIEMNFLPDVYITCDVCHGKRFNRETLEVRYKGKNIADVLDMTIEEAALFFAPIPPIARKLETLLSVGLGYIKLGQSALTLSGGEAQRVKLALELSRRSTGKTLYILDEPTTGLHFADVKQLMEVIHRLVDQGNTVIMIEHNLDVILQADYVIDLGPEGGDRGGAVVVTGTPEEVSQCAESYTGYYIKEQLQRAR